gtgtgtttctGGCCAtcgccttccctcttctcccctctctcggtGGATGGTTGGCACAGGCACGAGAAGCTGTCGCACCATCGCCAAGGCATCACCGCACAACAAGGCGGAGCGGTGAGCAAGCACCGAAAAACagacgaaaagaaaggagaTCCGATAAGGAGCCCTTGAAGAgtacaacagcagcagcagtggtcGCCTTGAATGGCGACATCTACTCAGCCGCATGCGACGCCGCCttcccctcgccctctccaaGAGATATGCACAGCGACCACCCTGAAGCAGATTTGCCGTTCATCGGCATGTAGTCACCTGATGTTGTGactctccttctctcactCCTCTTTGCGCACGGGTCGACGTGCTGAGCTCAACCCGTGCACACGGCTAACGGTGCAAGCAGCCCTTCCCTTCAGGTACTTCAGGATCCTGTCGTCCCCAGCACTACCAGGTCCTCCGAAGACCACCCTCTTCTTTGCTTCTTCCCTCCCGCACACTTGGCCATACTTCAGAGCTCACTCAAGCGCCTGGAACACACACAGTCCACTCATATTTCTcttgctcttttctttccccTGTTCTTCAGTACGACTATGTCCAGAAGCCAGCAGATCAACGATAGCGCCGCCGAGGCcatgcgccgcgccgacgacgcggctgcggagTCCCCGAGGGAGGGGCCCCATCCTGAATCTGGCGCgactcagcagcagcagcaggaagaggccgccgccgaggccaTGCGCCGCGCGGATGTGGCCTACACGATGGATGATGATGATATGTAGagcagaaggagagagagcgtgaggtggtggtgacggtgttcgtgggcggcggcgacggatTACTCGGGCTGGACAATCATGAAGAGTGGCTCGaacactcacacacgcacccggACTCCCCCTACCGCCGAGGGTTCTCCAAGCACCTCCCGCTCTCTGTCCCTCTACCTCATTCACGTGGGCCTCTCTCCTTACTTCCGCCTTCTGCACTCTGCTGGACAGCACTTGTATTCCACTTATGTCAAGGGATGCGACTTCACTGGACATGagctgacgacgacgacggtggtggggagtgggggggggcgatgGGTAACATCGTACGTCCCAGTTGCAGTACGACGTCATGCGTATATGTACCAACGTATAGTTGTGACTTCCATTATTTTCTTCCTCTTATTATCAATGCTCCGTATTTGTGATCTTTATCTGCTTCGGGCTTTTGATTGATCCTCTCCTTCCACGCCTCTGTGTATCggtgtctgtgcgtgggcctcctctgctgcgcctctccttctttccttcctttcttcctctttcttcttcgtTCTCATGCCGACAGGAACgtccccgcccctccccttgaCCCAAGCCCCAGCGCGCAGATGAAAGTGATCGTAAGAGGAGGATAGAAGGATGCGCTCAAACCACATGCAACGGTGTGCGCCTCTTCAGGGACATGTCTGCACTCACGTCCatacgcacatgcgcaggcacagaccaccaccatcacaagcaaaaacaaaacatgAGGTAACAGGAATGGCACAACTCACGTCCAACCGCAGTTGCGCGATCGCCACGTCAGTGacagcagcgagcgagagggagcgaAGACGCGCGCGGTTCGCGAGAAAccgagtgtgtgcgtgtgtgcagaccttcttcgcttcttgcccccctttttttgtttccccctcctctcgcccATCTTGAGAGTGTGCACTCCATCATTGCCTCACGCCTATCGACGATGTGTGCGAACTGCCGATAAGGAGGGGGGCATGAGCAGAATCTCGGCTGCAAGAAGCGACGTGCTTCTGGTTTGTATGCCATGCGGCAACACACGATGCACAGCCCGCAGCTATCGCAAGAGCgcgcgcggggggggggcttcgCTATGCTTGTCGGCCCTTCAGCACCCCTGCCCTCATCCTTCTCGTTTCTTCTCACCTTCTCAAAGCCCACCTCATGTCTacgcgtgcttgtgcttgcAAGCCACTCTCCAGCAGAACCAAGTGTAGCaacactcgcacacacacatacacacacacagaaccGCCGTAAGCGGCACATACCCAACGATTTCCCTCGTACGCACAGACTATGTCAGCTGAACCCACTTCtaccactgctgctgcttctaatgcagcaccaccacaaaCATTGATGCCGGGAGGCCGGCAACTCTTCACAGTGGAGGAGTTCTACCCGGTCTACTTCTCTGCCTGGGAGCGTGAGACGGGTCTGTGTAGCATCTGCTGCAACCAAGTCGAGGGGCCGTGCGTCGTGTGCCAGAGCAACGCGGAGGCCACCTCGGCGGAGTGCAGCATCACATGGGGCGAGTGCGGCCATGCCTTCCATACCCATTGCATTGAGAAATGGCTGAAGACGCGGCCGGTGTGCCCGCTCGACAACAAGGAGTGGAAGGACCGCTCAGACTGGaacacctccgccaccgtATAGAAGAGGGAGTTGCAACGGgttgggggagagggagaacgaGAAAGgacatgtgcgtgtgtgtgggcgagCAAAcacctgccccccccccccccaacaaCCGCACACAACTCCatcacgcgcgtgtgtgtgtgtcgccgtACTTTGCTCGATGACGGAGCGCGCCCTCTCCTGCGCTATTATTCTTAGCGTTACTCATCTTCGGGTCTCGTGTGCAGAGAGCGCCACTTTgagcctcctccctcctccttttaCGCCCATCCTCccacctcttctctcacTCTCCACCACACGGCGTTGTGCGCCGCCATGCGAGCGGCGCATGCCACTGActgaagaggagggaagaaggggtGAAAAGATGAACGtaaaggaagaggagacggGGCTGGTGTGTATGTCGACAGAGGGAGCAGAAGATTGTGAGGCGGGGGTAGCTTCTGGACCCCTTCTGCTTTTTGGCTGCTTCGAGCGGTGGTGGCCCATGGGCTTCTCTTCATTTCCTctccgcgcgtgcgtgtatgtgtgcgtaaTTCGAAAAGAGCAATACACAAAACGAGAGGAAAGAAAAtaaagcacacacacacacacacgcacgcacacacacacacacacacatacacactatgtgctcttgctgctggcTGCTTGCGCGGGCACGAAGTAGGGGGTGTGTAGGTGGCGCACACATGTTTTTGTGTACCCGTGCATGCGCCCACTCTTTGGCATCTTCCGCTGGCCGCTGATTTTGTTTCCatgaaaaagaaacaaagggaaagaaagcCCCTACCCCCCGTACTCCCCCACGCTGCGTTAACGCGGCAGATCCGCCACTGGTGTCTTTGGCATCACATTGCTCCCCTTTttccgcctctcccctttctccctccctctcttaTCTGGGCTGCATGCTGCAACGCATCCCGCAGAAGGGCTATCCAACGCCTCTGTGCGGGGTGTGACGTGCACTCGCAGCCGAGGAAAACAAACAGAAcgcgaaggagaagaggaggggtaCAACGTCTACCACTACCTGTGGCACGCCACCGCCCGTCCTCTTTACGTACCTCAGCAAATCTGCCTTGCCCATCATCCACACACTTTCTCTTACAACCTGAAAGCGTAGTACGATGAAACTAGGCTACTTTGAGGGCATCTTTAGCCACGCGCGGCCGTCGCTTGATAACATCGTCAGCACGGCACGCAAGCGCGTCTTCCCGCGATCCTCCAAGGCGGCCGAGAAGCTGAACAAAGAGCCATCACGTTTGACACCGTTCCAGAGGCGGCTGgcgatcggcgccgccgttgtggtgggcgccatcaccgcctaCGCTACCCTGTCGCGCCTCTTCACGCTTttcgagcggcggcggtgcttgcAACTCATCCAGCAGTGCGAGGCCCGCGAGACGGAGCTGTTCCTCTTCATCCTCCCTCGCTCACCTTGGGCTCCTAGTTTGTCCCCGGCCTGCACACGCGTGGAGGCGTTCCTGCGCGCCAACGGGATCCCGTACAAGGCGATCGAGACAATCGACCCGCTCGGCGCCCCCAACGGCGAGCTTCCCTTCCTCATCTACAAGCGCCAGCGCGTTGACCAGCTCCCCAAGATGATGGAGCTCATCACGTCGGAGTTCAACGTGGCCATGGATAGCACCCTCACCCGTGATCAGCGCGCTGTCGGGGCTTCTCTGCGACGCACGCTGGAGTACAGCGTAGAGCGTTTACTCTACCGCATCGTATTCATTGACCACCCGTccctggcggtggcgcagatCACGCGTGCACTGCACATTTCTCACCTGCGCGCGCGACTCGCCGTGCACGGCTATGCGATTAAGCTGAAGAAGCGGCTCGCCATCACCGCGTACGGCTCCCTTGTCAGTGAGCAGTGCGAGAACGAGTTTTCGCAGGACTGCGAGGCGATAGAGGCGCAGATTGGCCACAAGCGGTACTTGTTCAGCGACACCAACATGACGAGCTACGACTGCGCCGTGTACGCGCTGCTTGTCCCCTTTGCGTATATGGGCAACCATGTGTCACTGAGTGCCGCCTACTCGACTGTTGCGGACAGCGCGGTGCTGATGGCGTACATCAACCGTATTTCGAAGCGGCTGTTTTCGGACATCGGTTCCGGCTTTGATGCGGCGCGCATCTCCTTTTCCACTTCCTGTATGGACGGGGACGATGATTGAGAAGGTtttggaggcggtggagaggagggaggggatcGCGAACAGGTTGCTCggaggcgccagcggtgccACGGTCATACGACGCTGACATCGCCGATCGCACGACACAAGCTAAGGCCTCAAGCGCCACGTGAGGAGGGTGAGGTGCAAGTGCTGAGGGAGGTGGCGGGTGGGCTCATGATAAGTGCAAGAGTGCGAGCTGTCTTTTCGGCTCCCCTTTTTCCTTTCAGTTTAAGCTCTATGGGCGTTGTTGGCCTCTATTCCTTTTTGCTTCCCACGCAAAGACCTGCTCGTTCCCAAGCCGCTTCAGGCCACCTTCATCTCTGCGGTCTCGGACCAGCACTCCATCCCAGCCTCGCAGCGCACCGCTACGGCCTCACAGGGACGGCGGGACACCCACTTACACACGCATAGCCGTGTAGGGCCGAAAGAgtgccctctccccctaCCCCTCGTCGTTTTCGGCGGCGTTCCCAATGTGCGGGCGctcgtgtatgtgtgtgtgtctctgaGCCCTcacatcgcctcctccccctcttccaccATCTTCGACTGGTTTATCTCCCATACTCATCTCCGTGGCCTTGTGGATTCCTCATTTCGTAtgttcttttttcgtttccgcGTGAACTCTTttcgtgtgtctgtctgtgtgtgttgccATTAACTACCgctcccttccttcctcccttcctctccctttccttctgAGGCTCAAGGGTAGACATCCTCCTTCGCTCTCACTGCCTCACGGACAGGCAAAATCGTTTCACGCTCTCACAcccacactcacacacgtacacgtacatGTACGCACTTACTGACCCAAACAACCCCACTTCCACCCACACAGCGCTTTCTCTATGTGATTCATGCGTATTCCTTTGGTAGCCGCGCGACCCTGACTTGTGCATCGTCATCACACTTCCAGTCCTTTTCGCATATTTCTCATGTTTTTGTGCCACCAACGCGTTGGTACGCTTCTCTACTTTCGATGTGGTGACCTGTTTACTGTGTCGCGCTGCTCTCTGGGGTGTCAGGGAGGAGTGCGCCgggcccccctctctccttttttgtttctctttcttcgctCTTCTGGGAAGAGAGCAACCATGTGAGGAATTGTGAGTGCTTGCTCTTTATGTCACGATGCCATCACCCTTCCAAACCGGACGCAtcgccgcacgcgcgagcagagagacagcggcACACAGATATGCACACACCGATaaggagaaaggaaagaTTCTCCTGTGCCGGTCTTGGCGTCAGAATGGGTGGGCAACTTGGTTGTGGCGCGGTGCATGCTTGTAGCGGGCGCCATCGGCCTCACTGCGCTCAAGCACGCGCTGCAATGCTTCCATCCATACACAGGCTGTGCACGGTGGGCCGACTCGCCCATCACATTGCACAGGAGCacaacgacgaggaggaggaggaggggtagGCGACAGAGCTCGCGTCGAGCGAACCTCAgcgcgcaccagcacagcCGCTACCACAGCAGTGTTGAAAGCCACAGCACTGCTTATGCACGAACAGGCGGTCGCAGCGCGAGAGTTCTTCGAGCTGGACGTCTCCACACATGCTGAAGAAGAGTCAGACGAGGGTGCAGGGTAGCAGGCAGGCTTGGGCAGGGATGCCGCGAGTGAGGTAACTGTGGGAGACGAGGCTACCGAGGAGACACCACGGCCCTTGGCGGTGGAAGAACCAGGGGAGACCAAGCTTTTCTATGTGCTGCCAGCAACATCgcaggacgaggaggagtcACTGCGGAATCTTGCGGATAGAGGGAAGGCGCCGGAGGATTCAGCAACCCTATGTGCGGCGCACCAAGCGGGAggtagggggggggaagcTGATCGATGACGAGGACCTCTCCGAGGACAGCCGGAAAAAGGCCGATGCGtagaaagggaaggaggggggccCCGGGATGACAGCGAGGCACCTAGTGTGACCCCTCGACCAACCCCCCTGCCGGCCCACTGTCGCCGTGCTCGCTTTCCGCACGCCTCATGGAGGAGCGGATGCCGCCATCACGAGGGCGGCAGGTGGCGTGAGCGCCGTCATCTGCCTCTCCTttggccgcctccgcacctccggccgccaccaccgctacTGGGGCCGCGCTCCCCGTGTGCCACTTCACTTGCGCTGATGATGGCTGACCCCACCCTGTCGTGGAGGGTGAAACCGGGAGCGCGGCTCGGTATCGGCAGACGGTCGCCCCCGCCGCTTCTTTCCATCCTAGGCGAAGCCGGCCAAGGTGTCGCCAACTCTGAGtggccgctgcaggagcagcgcgtcTGCCAAGGCAGCGTTTCAGACAACAGAGCGTGCCACGGTGACTCGGAAGCAGCGACGACCGAGTGCGCTGAACAACGAGACCATGTGAGCGAGTGGGGTGGTGTCgggggcagagaggagggcgtAAGGGAGTGGAGGGCGGTGCGgtgtgcttctcctccagtgtgtgtgtacgtcgCAGCCAGCCCAGGCCGTGGGTCCTTTGGACCGACACCGCCGGCCCTCGTATCAcacttctctctttcttcctcctcctggTTTCTATCTCGGTTGCGTGCACACAGCTCCAGAGGCAAAAGAGAAACGAATGGGATGGTTGAGTGCCGAAGCCGTCGACATCTCGCGGCGCGTCCTTCcccgctgtgcgcgtgtgattTGCTCGTGTCTCCTACCTAACCCCGAccctctcgtctctctcgACGCGTGGGGCATACGGGATGATGCCACGTGtgggtgtctgtgtgccgaTGCAGGTTTCTCTATGGGAGAGCTACCACTCCCCTTTCCCCGCACAACAGCTAACCTACACACACGGCCGGGCTACGTCGATCTCCTCTCCCTACTGCGCCTCTCGTCGTTTACGCCTTCCAACACATACACCTACATATGTATATGCACATCCTTTTCCACGCCTTACCTGCCCACCCACTCACGACACACCCCACGCCACGCCACGATacgcctctccttccctcttctcatCGCGGGCCCTTACACAGTCTagaggaaaaaagaaagccgCACCACCAAGCAACCATCTCACAGAGTAGTATCGCCCCCACCTGCACACTGCGTCTGCCTGCCGTCTTTCACCCCTGCCCATACATACACATCTACCGAAGAacgcgacacacacacacacataaataCAAAGGACTCTTCTCCGAGaatgctgcgccgcaccttTACGCGTCTTGCCCTTAGCCGCGCCTACCCGGTCATCGACCACACGTACGACTGCGTCGT
This genomic stretch from Leishmania donovani BPK282A1 complete genome, chromosome 24 harbors:
- a CDS encoding ring-box protein, putative → MSAEPTSTTAAASNAAPPQTLMPGGRQLFTVEEFYPVYFSAWERETGLCSICCNQVEGPCVVCQSNAEATSAECSITWGECGHAFHTHCIEKWLKTRPVCPLDNKEWKDRSDWNTSATV